From a region of the Tenggerimyces flavus genome:
- a CDS encoding IS30 family transposase, which yields MPKRHVPYVDREEFFALVCSGVPLQVAAAAVGVSVSSAGLWWRASGLMEPAIQIGRCGGLPGTAPRPVPGAHGPAGPKRQRRSLSSEDRSVIAAGLRAGLSYAQIAGLVGRDKSVVCREVARNTGPDGSYWGPVAHRSAHERRHRPKAFKLVDNPALCRRIEAWMDQGWSPKLIAEVLAKDHPHINPGGSMDRSMDRSMDRVSHETIYQALYVQTRGQLRADLHKQLSLKRRHRTSRDTPRQGSTRYAEAFTISQRPPEVDDRAVPGHWEGDLILGTGCGSAIGTLVERTTRFTILLHLPHRHDAQTVAAAMIAQMRNLPDHLRRSITWDRGVELANYEQIQLELATTVYFCDPHSPWQRGTNENTNRLLRHWFAKGTDLSVHTATDLQRIAATLNQRPRPTLNLRTPAQALNELLANPAAA from the coding sequence ATGCCGAAGAGGCATGTGCCGTATGTGGATCGGGAGGAGTTTTTCGCTCTGGTGTGTTCGGGGGTGCCGCTTCAGGTTGCTGCTGCCGCGGTCGGCGTGTCGGTGTCGTCGGCGGGGCTGTGGTGGCGAGCCTCGGGTCTCATGGAGCCAGCGATTCAGATCGGCAGGTGTGGAGGGCTGCCCGGGACGGCGCCGCGGCCGGTGCCGGGCGCGCACGGGCCGGCCGGCCCGAAGCGGCAGCGGCGGTCGTTGAGCAGTGAGGATCGGTCGGTGATCGCGGCCGGGCTGCGGGCGGGGTTGTCCTACGCCCAGATCGCTGGTCTGGTCGGGCGGGACAAGTCGGTGGTCTGCCGGGAGGTGGCCCGCAACACCGGCCCGGACGGCTCTTACTGGGGGCCGGTCGCGCACCGGTCCGCGCATGAGCGACGGCACCGTCCGAAGGCGTTCAAGCTGGTGGACAACCCGGCCCTGTGTCGGCGGATCGAGGCCTGGATGGACCAGGGCTGGTCCCCGAAACTGATCGCCGAGGTCCTCGCGAAAGACCATCCACACATCAACCCGGGCGGGAGTATGGACAGGAGTATGGACAGGAGTATGGATCGGGTGTCCCACGAGACGATCTACCAAGCCCTGTATGTGCAAACCCGCGGCCAGCTACGCGCCGACCTGCACAAACAGCTCAGTCTGAAACGGCGCCACCGCACGTCGCGGGACACCCCGCGGCAAGGCTCCACCCGCTACGCCGAAGCGTTCACGATCAGTCAGCGCCCACCCGAGGTCGACGACCGCGCGGTGCCCGGCCACTGGGAAGGCGACCTGATCCTGGGCACCGGCTGCGGATCAGCGATCGGCACCCTGGTCGAACGCACCACCCGGTTCACCATCCTGCTGCACCTGCCCCACCGGCACGACGCTCAGACGGTAGCGGCCGCGATGATCGCCCAGATGCGCAACCTGCCCGACCACCTACGCCGCTCCATCACCTGGGACCGCGGCGTCGAACTGGCCAACTACGAACAGATCCAACTCGAGCTGGCCACCACCGTCTACTTCTGCGACCCCCACTCACCCTGGCAACGCGGCACCAACGAGAACACCAACCGGCTCCTGCGGCACTGGTTCGCCAAGGGCACCGACCTGTCGGTCCACACCGCCACCGACCTCCAACGCATCGCCGCCACCCTCAACCAACGACCCCGCCCTACACTCAACCTACGAACCCCAGCCCAAGCCCTCAACGAACTGCTCGCCAACCCGGCAGCAGCCTGA
- a CDS encoding RNA polymerase sigma factor, producing the protein MTGTVTDELARAVRDHAGRLAASLVSMLGDFSAAEDLVQDAVETALHRWPIDGIPDRPDAWLFTVARRRGLDQLRRQQNYRQKLAQLTWPTPPPPDERLRLIFTCCHPALAKQAQIALTLRVVCGLTTAQIAAAFVVPETTVARRITRAKTKITNAAIPYRIPPDAEIPERLNEILAVIYLLFNEGYLSSTAERAHSRDLVDDAEWLTAMLAGLLPNEPEVAGLLALIRLHRARTSARFTADGQLVLLEHQDRARWDRAAIDDAIRLLTKAARRHHQPGPYQLQAAIAACHAEATSWADTDWAQIVVLYDVLLAVQPSPVTRLHRAIAVKYAHGRQQAFAELEKLEEALDRYPLFHATKAQLLREFDRLEEAKEADARALELTHNPAQQDLLQERLASGVRDGLGGR; encoded by the coding sequence GTGACGGGAACGGTCACCGACGAGCTCGCCCGTGCCGTACGGGATCACGCGGGCCGGCTGGCCGCGTCGCTCGTCTCGATGCTCGGCGACTTCTCCGCCGCCGAGGATCTCGTCCAGGACGCGGTCGAAACCGCCTTGCACCGTTGGCCGATCGACGGCATCCCCGACCGGCCCGACGCGTGGCTGTTCACCGTCGCCCGCCGCCGCGGCCTGGACCAGCTGCGCCGGCAGCAGAACTACCGGCAGAAACTCGCGCAGCTGACGTGGCCCACCCCTCCCCCGCCGGACGAGCGGCTGCGGCTGATCTTCACCTGCTGCCATCCCGCGCTCGCCAAGCAGGCCCAGATCGCCCTGACCCTGCGCGTGGTCTGCGGCCTCACCACCGCGCAGATCGCGGCCGCGTTCGTCGTCCCGGAGACCACGGTCGCGCGCCGCATCACCCGCGCCAAGACGAAGATCACGAACGCCGCCATCCCGTACCGCATCCCACCCGATGCCGAGATTCCCGAACGCCTGAACGAGATTCTCGCCGTCATCTACCTCCTCTTCAACGAGGGCTACCTGTCCAGCACGGCCGAAAGAGCGCATTCGCGCGATCTCGTCGACGACGCCGAGTGGCTCACCGCGATGCTCGCCGGGCTGCTGCCGAACGAGCCCGAGGTCGCCGGTCTGCTCGCGCTGATCAGGCTGCACCGAGCCCGTACGTCGGCCCGCTTCACCGCCGACGGACAGCTCGTCCTGCTCGAGCACCAGGACCGCGCCAGGTGGGACCGCGCGGCGATCGACGACGCGATTCGCCTGCTCACCAAGGCGGCGAGGCGCCACCACCAGCCCGGCCCGTACCAGCTCCAGGCCGCCATCGCCGCCTGCCATGCGGAAGCCACGAGCTGGGCCGACACCGACTGGGCGCAGATCGTCGTCCTCTACGACGTCCTGCTCGCCGTCCAGCCGTCACCCGTGACGCGCCTGCATCGCGCGATCGCGGTGAAGTACGCGCACGGCCGCCAGCAGGCGTTCGCCGAGCTCGAGAAGCTCGAAGAGGCCCTCGACCGCTACCCGCTCTTCCACGCGACGAAGGCCCAGCTGCTCAGGGAGTTCGACCGCCTAGAGGAGGCCAAGGAAGCGGACGCACGAGCGCTCGAACTCACCCACAACCCCGCCCAGCAGGACCTCCTGCAGGAACGCCTAGCCTCGGGAGTTCGCGATGGGTTGGGTGGCCGGTGA
- a CDS encoding YciI family protein: protein MKYVLMFIETEKFAQDFEAMTPQEKAESLGRVTNWLTEHASKLRGGSRLQHPDTATTVRLDGSEPFVTDGPFVEGKEVISGFQEIEVEDLDEALRMVRTWPGCPIVEIRPAMF from the coding sequence ATGAAGTACGTGCTGATGTTCATCGAGACCGAGAAGTTCGCCCAGGACTTCGAGGCCATGACGCCGCAGGAGAAGGCCGAGTCGCTCGGGCGGGTCACGAACTGGCTCACCGAGCACGCCAGCAAGCTCCGCGGCGGGAGCAGGTTGCAACATCCCGACACGGCGACCACGGTCCGGCTCGACGGCTCCGAGCCGTTCGTGACCGACGGCCCGTTCGTCGAGGGCAAGGAGGTCATCAGCGGCTTCCAGGAGATCGAGGTCGAGGACCTCGACGAGGCGTTGCGGATGGTACGTACGTGGCCGGGCTGCCCGATCGTCGAGATCCGCCCGGCGATGTTCTGA
- a CDS encoding DHA2 family efflux MFS transporter permease subunit, giving the protein MINTDQVHRRRWATLVVLCLALAIIGLDTTVLNVALPTLQRELDTSASELQWIVDAYTVVFAGLLLIAGAFGDKYGRKRWLLLGLGIFGVASVWGALCTTPEQLIAARAVMGVGGAVIMPSTLSILTNAFTNPKERKTAIGIWSGVSGLGIALGPALGGWLLEHFSWASVFVINIPVAAVAFVLGAVIVPESRAENAARIDFVGGLLSVVGLVALVWSIIEAPERGWSDPLVIAGFAAAVLILVAFALWELRVEHPMLDIRFFKNRRFSIPTISITLVFFALMGSAFFLSIYLQTVQGYDALGAGIRILPLAFGLTLGAPLAMAVAQRVGEKIPVVAGLAMLAVSFVVIAGTSVDSTYGRVLLSILLMGFGMGFAMSPATEAVMGSLPKEKAGVGSAVNDAVRQVGGALGVAVLGSILNSAYANRMASDVAGLPPEAAEAAEAAQDNIQSAVHVASQLPGGAGAALVDAAEQSFVGAMDVTVIVACAVVLAGGLLALLFLPHHASPAGKHAGEPPAEGEHTSEDGSGTGRHAASSEESDLVEAER; this is encoded by the coding sequence GTGATCAACACCGACCAGGTCCACCGCCGGCGGTGGGCGACCCTCGTCGTCCTCTGTCTCGCGCTGGCGATCATCGGGCTCGACACCACCGTGCTGAACGTGGCGCTCCCCACCCTCCAGCGCGAGCTCGACACCTCCGCCAGTGAGCTGCAGTGGATCGTCGACGCGTACACGGTCGTGTTCGCCGGCCTGCTGCTGATCGCCGGCGCGTTCGGCGACAAGTACGGGCGCAAGCGCTGGCTGCTCCTCGGCCTCGGCATCTTCGGCGTCGCCTCGGTCTGGGGCGCGCTCTGCACCACACCCGAGCAGCTCATCGCGGCCCGCGCGGTCATGGGCGTCGGCGGCGCGGTGATCATGCCGAGCACGCTGTCGATCCTCACCAACGCGTTCACGAACCCGAAGGAACGCAAGACCGCCATCGGCATCTGGTCCGGCGTCTCCGGCCTCGGCATCGCACTCGGCCCGGCGCTCGGCGGTTGGCTGCTCGAGCACTTCTCCTGGGCGAGCGTGTTCGTCATCAACATCCCGGTCGCCGCGGTCGCGTTCGTTCTCGGCGCCGTGATCGTGCCCGAGTCGAGGGCCGAGAACGCGGCGCGCATCGACTTCGTCGGCGGGCTGCTCTCCGTCGTCGGCCTGGTCGCGCTCGTGTGGTCGATCATCGAGGCGCCGGAACGCGGCTGGTCCGACCCGCTGGTCATCGCCGGGTTCGCGGCCGCCGTCCTGATCCTCGTCGCGTTCGCCCTGTGGGAGCTGAGAGTTGAGCATCCGATGCTCGACATCCGATTCTTCAAGAACCGCCGCTTCTCGATTCCGACGATCTCGATCACGCTGGTGTTCTTCGCGCTGATGGGGTCGGCGTTCTTCCTCTCGATCTACCTGCAGACCGTGCAGGGGTACGACGCGCTCGGTGCGGGCATCCGGATCCTGCCGCTGGCGTTCGGTCTGACGCTCGGCGCGCCGCTCGCGATGGCGGTCGCGCAACGGGTCGGGGAGAAGATCCCGGTCGTCGCCGGGCTGGCGATGCTCGCGGTCTCGTTCGTGGTGATCGCGGGGACGAGCGTGGACTCGACGTACGGGCGCGTGCTGCTCTCGATCCTGCTGATGGGTTTCGGCATGGGCTTCGCGATGAGCCCGGCGACCGAGGCGGTGATGGGGTCGCTGCCGAAGGAGAAGGCCGGCGTCGGCTCGGCGGTGAACGACGCCGTACGCCAGGTCGGCGGCGCGCTTGGCGTGGCCGTACTCGGGTCGATCCTGAACTCCGCGTACGCGAACCGCATGGCTTCCGACGTCGCCGGGCTGCCGCCCGAGGCGGCCGAGGCGGCCGAGGCGGCGCAGGACAACATCCAGAGCGCGGTGCACGTCGCTTCCCAGCTGCCGGGCGGCGCGGGTGCGGCACTGGTGGACGCCGCCGAGCAGAGCTTCGTCGGTGCGATGGACGTCACGGTGATCGTCGCCTGCGCTGTCGTTCTGGCGGGCGGGCTCCTCGCGTTGCTGTTCCTGCCGCACCACGCGTCGCCGGCCGGGAAGCACGCCGGTGAACCGCCGGCCGAGGGGGAACACACCTCCGAAGATGGCAGCGGTACGGGCCGGCATGCGGCATCCTCGGAGGAATCCGACCTTGTGGAGGCAGAACGGTGA
- a CDS encoding TetR/AcrR family transcriptional regulator, which translates to MKTAAAPARRGRPRDPAADTRIRAAAAELLLERGFERMTVDDVALKAHVGKATVYRRWESKEALAYDALAHLVDHNVPHPDHEGTIEANLAQVYSDLIEFLGNARGTAFLRIAASESGRDERIGRLYRTALDQHLEQAREVFAVAVSRGEVRSDVDVRATVEGLIGTMLLRAITGTPMPTADDVPGLVALTLDGIRSR; encoded by the coding sequence GTGAAAACCGCCGCCGCGCCCGCGCGCAGAGGTCGGCCGCGCGATCCCGCGGCCGACACCCGCATCCGCGCGGCCGCGGCGGAGCTGCTGCTGGAGCGCGGCTTCGAACGGATGACCGTCGACGACGTCGCGCTCAAGGCCCATGTGGGCAAGGCGACCGTGTACCGGCGCTGGGAGAGCAAGGAGGCGCTGGCGTACGACGCGCTCGCGCACCTCGTCGACCACAACGTGCCGCACCCTGATCATGAAGGGACGATCGAGGCGAACCTCGCGCAGGTCTACAGCGACCTGATCGAGTTCCTCGGCAACGCTCGCGGCACCGCCTTCCTCCGGATCGCCGCGAGCGAGTCGGGCCGCGACGAACGGATCGGCCGGCTCTACCGGACGGCGCTCGACCAGCACCTGGAGCAAGCCCGCGAGGTCTTCGCCGTGGCAGTCTCGCGAGGCGAGGTGCGGTCCGACGTTGACGTCCGCGCGACGGTGGAAGGCCTGATCGGCACCATGCTGCTGCGGGCGATCACCGGCACCCCGATGCCCACCGCGGACGACGTGCCGGGCCTGGTCGCGCTCACGTTGGACGGAATTCGCTCCCGCTGA
- a CDS encoding SigE family RNA polymerase sigma factor, with the protein MERYPGFREFVEARRGALSRTAFFLTGDTSAAEDLLQEALTKTVARWGNVTAGGYPEAYVKQVMLNEIRTRWRRRQRRLVVSVADVPDQPHDGDVSDAVDRTALARALRQLAPRQRAALYLRYYEDRSYADIARLLDCSVGTVKSQLHGALERLRVIAPELLADAELSEVLP; encoded by the coding sequence GTGGAGCGATATCCGGGCTTCCGGGAGTTCGTGGAGGCGCGCCGCGGCGCGCTTTCGCGGACGGCGTTCTTCCTCACCGGCGACACCTCGGCGGCCGAGGACCTGCTCCAGGAGGCGTTGACCAAGACGGTCGCTCGCTGGGGCAACGTCACGGCGGGCGGCTACCCGGAGGCGTACGTCAAGCAGGTCATGCTGAACGAGATCCGTACCCGCTGGCGCCGGCGGCAACGACGGCTTGTCGTCAGCGTCGCCGACGTCCCCGACCAACCGCACGACGGCGACGTCTCTGACGCCGTCGACCGCACGGCCCTCGCTCGTGCGCTCCGACAGCTCGCCCCCCGCCAGCGCGCTGCGTTGTACCTGCGCTACTACGAGGACCGCAGCTACGCCGACATCGCCCGCCTGCTCGACTGCTCGGTCGGCACCGTCAAGAGCCAGTTGCACGGCGCCCTCGAACGGCTTCGCGTCATCGCGCCCGAGCTCCTCGCCGACGCCGAGCTCTCGGAGGTTCTGCCATGA
- a CDS encoding VOC family protein has translation MTTATFAGAVNIAMKIPAADYDATVAFYRDVLGLPVTEEKSDQPTVAQVHKVDFGPCVLWLDRIDNYAQPDVWLQVRTPDLAAAMARLSEAGIEPCDEVEPLPPGFEAHWIKNPAGVVHLVAKDQAVSLK, from the coding sequence ATGACCACAGCCACGTTCGCCGGCGCCGTCAACATCGCGATGAAGATCCCGGCCGCGGACTACGACGCCACGGTGGCGTTCTATCGCGACGTCCTGGGGCTGCCCGTCACTGAGGAGAAGTCGGACCAGCCGACGGTGGCACAGGTGCACAAGGTCGACTTCGGCCCGTGTGTGCTCTGGCTGGACCGGATCGACAACTACGCGCAGCCGGACGTCTGGCTCCAGGTCCGCACCCCGGACCTCGCCGCCGCCATGGCGCGGCTGAGCGAGGCCGGCATCGAACCGTGCGACGAGGTCGAGCCGCTACCGCCGGGCTTCGAGGCCCACTGGATCAAGAACCCCGCCGGCGTCGTCCACCTGGTCGCGAAGGACCAGGCCGTGTCTCTTAAGTAG
- a CDS encoding ammonium transporter: MPELSAGDTAWVLASAALVLLMTPGLALFYGGMVRAKGVLNMLMMNFAAIAIVSVLWVLYGYSIAFTEDIGGGFLGGLSEVGLFGLLKQDSLIATIPTTVFVAFQLMFAIITVALISGAIADRAKFSGWVLFVVLWATVVYFPVAHWVFYFNEGNGGWLGDRLGVLDFAGGTAVHINAGAAGLALALVLGRRIGWKKEPMRPHNLPLVLLGAGLLWFGWFGFNAGSAVAANGTAGVAFINTQVATAAALLGWLVLERLRDGKPTTLGAASGAIAGLVAITPACASVTPIGAIFIGLAAGVLCALAVGLKNRFNFDDSLDVVGIHLVGGLVGSLLIGLFASSASPAGVAGLFDGGGFAQLGKQFVGSFAVLIYSFVVTYILGTIVKKTIGFRVSADDERAGIDLAEHAETAYDFSSIGGGSRSHLLSRSAPEPESEPEAEEAPAVEKIDDKEEVAR; this comes from the coding sequence ATGCCCGAGCTCAGTGCGGGCGACACCGCGTGGGTATTGGCAAGTGCTGCCCTCGTTCTGCTCATGACCCCTGGCCTCGCGCTGTTCTACGGCGGCATGGTCCGGGCCAAGGGTGTCCTCAACATGCTCATGATGAACTTCGCGGCGATTGCGATCGTGAGCGTGCTGTGGGTCCTGTACGGCTATTCGATCGCCTTCACCGAGGACATCGGTGGCGGCTTCCTCGGGGGACTCAGCGAGGTCGGGCTCTTCGGCCTCCTCAAGCAAGACTCACTCATCGCCACGATCCCCACCACGGTGTTCGTGGCCTTCCAGTTGATGTTCGCGATCATCACCGTCGCCCTGATCTCCGGCGCGATCGCCGACCGGGCCAAGTTCTCCGGCTGGGTGCTGTTCGTCGTCCTCTGGGCGACGGTCGTGTACTTCCCGGTCGCGCACTGGGTCTTTTACTTCAACGAGGGCAACGGCGGCTGGCTGGGTGACCGGCTCGGCGTCCTCGACTTCGCGGGCGGTACGGCGGTCCACATCAACGCCGGTGCCGCGGGCCTCGCGCTCGCCCTGGTGCTCGGAAGGCGGATCGGCTGGAAGAAGGAGCCGATGCGGCCGCACAACCTGCCGCTCGTTCTCCTCGGCGCCGGTCTGCTGTGGTTCGGCTGGTTCGGCTTCAACGCCGGCTCGGCGGTCGCGGCGAACGGCACCGCGGGTGTCGCGTTCATCAACACCCAGGTCGCCACGGCGGCGGCGTTGCTCGGCTGGCTCGTCCTCGAGCGGCTGCGCGACGGCAAGCCCACCACGCTCGGCGCGGCGTCAGGTGCCATCGCCGGTCTGGTCGCGATCACGCCGGCCTGTGCGTCCGTGACACCGATCGGCGCGATCTTCATTGGTCTCGCCGCCGGCGTCCTGTGTGCCCTGGCGGTCGGGCTGAAGAACCGGTTCAACTTCGACGACTCGCTCGACGTCGTGGGCATCCACCTCGTGGGCGGTCTCGTGGGCTCGCTGCTCATCGGCCTGTTCGCGAGCAGCGCGTCACCGGCCGGCGTCGCGGGCCTGTTCGACGGTGGAGGTTTCGCCCAACTGGGCAAGCAGTTCGTCGGTTCGTTCGCGGTACTGATCTACTCGTTCGTCGTCACGTACATCCTCGGCACTATCGTCAAGAAGACGATCGGCTTCCGGGTGAGCGCCGACGACGAGCGTGCGGGTATCGACCTCGCCGAGCACGCGGAGACGGCGTACGACTTCTCCTCGATCGGCGGTGGCTCGCGGTCGCACCTGCTCTCGCGGTCCGCGCCGGAGCCCGAGTCTGAGCCGGAGGCCGAGGAGGCGCCGGCGGTCGAGAAGATCGACGACAAGGAAGAGGTGGCACGGTGA
- a CDS encoding P-II family nitrogen regulator, translating into MKLVTAVIKPHRLDEVRAALETFGVSGMTVTEASGFGRQKGHTEVYRGAEYEVDLVPKVRLEILVDDSDVDDVVQTVTKAAHTGKIGDGKVWVVPVEAVVRVRTGERGPDAL; encoded by the coding sequence GTGAAGCTCGTCACCGCGGTGATCAAGCCGCACCGGCTCGACGAGGTGCGTGCCGCGCTCGAGACGTTCGGCGTGAGCGGCATGACGGTGACCGAGGCGAGCGGCTTCGGGCGCCAGAAGGGCCACACCGAGGTCTACCGCGGCGCGGAGTACGAGGTCGACCTAGTTCCCAAGGTGCGCCTGGAGATCCTCGTCGACGACAGCGATGTCGACGACGTGGTGCAGACCGTCACGAAGGCCGCCCACACCGGCAAGATCGGTGACGGCAAGGTCTGGGTCGTCCCCGTCGAGGCCGTCGTCCGCGTCCGTACGGGAGAACGCGGTCCGGACGCTCTCTGA
- a CDS encoding [protein-PII] uridylyltransferase encodes MACGETERSGSTTRRPSMNSREERTEAADGRLRSLLADGLKQADLPPTGVAVVAVGGYGRGELSAASDLDVMLVHDNRLPDVGAIAEALWYPLWDDGVALDHSVRTVEETRDAADQDLRTAMSVLDARHVAGDPSLTIRLRTTLLADWRRAAPRRLPELEASCRERAARVGELSSLLEPDLKEAHGGLRDGVVLRALVATWLVELPHATLARLRGELLDVRDALHVVSARRPTDKLLAELQPDVASALGLPDRETLLRRVYQAGRTLAHTSDIAWRRITRARAVKTNRRNRSPVRPGPLLTPVATGVAISDGEVVLTPDARIGQDAQLPLRAADAAAQRGLLLNPFTADRLSREFLPLPNPWPDEARRLFSALLGTGADLLPVWETLDQSGLIEPLLPEWAHVRCRPQYSPAHRHTVDRHLLETCVQASALVRRVARPDLLLVAALLHDLGKGHDGDHSDVGAAQIRQIATRWGFPPRDVATLSLLVRHHLLLSETATRRDLDDPATIKRVAIAVGDADTLDLLAALTEADCRAIGSVAWTPWRASLLARLVERVRSRLERGAVPAPQPLDAAQRLLAARVAQSRELDVVVEAGGDGSRVTVAAPDRVGLLATVAGVLALGRLGVRSASVDTIDDAGISVWAVTGDRPDPAVLRERITTALAGGLDLAKRLGSVDDAYAKPGDAIPPRVRLVPGASAHATVVEIHAKDRPGLFYRLCAVLAAHDCSVRSAHVSTWATEAVDVFYLQPLTEPDQVAVIRALEAALAAG; translated from the coding sequence GTGGCGTGCGGCGAAACTGAGCGATCCGGATCTACGACCAGAAGGCCCAGCATGAACAGTCGCGAGGAGAGGACGGAGGCGGCCGACGGTCGCCTCCGTTCCCTTCTCGCGGACGGCCTGAAGCAGGCCGATCTTCCGCCCACCGGCGTCGCCGTCGTTGCGGTCGGCGGGTACGGGCGGGGCGAGCTGTCCGCCGCCAGCGACCTCGACGTGATGCTCGTCCACGACAACCGGCTGCCCGACGTCGGCGCGATCGCCGAGGCCCTCTGGTACCCGCTCTGGGACGACGGCGTCGCGCTCGACCACAGCGTCCGTACGGTCGAGGAGACTCGCGACGCCGCCGACCAGGACCTGCGTACGGCGATGTCCGTCCTCGACGCGAGGCACGTCGCCGGCGACCCCAGCCTCACGATCCGGCTGAGAACGACGCTCCTCGCCGACTGGCGCCGCGCCGCCCCGCGCCGGCTGCCCGAGCTCGAAGCGAGCTGCCGCGAACGAGCCGCCCGCGTCGGCGAGCTTTCCTCCCTGCTCGAACCCGACCTCAAGGAGGCCCACGGCGGCCTCCGCGACGGCGTCGTCCTGCGCGCGCTCGTCGCGACCTGGCTGGTCGAGCTCCCGCACGCCACGCTGGCCCGCCTCAGGGGCGAGCTGCTCGACGTACGCGACGCCCTCCACGTCGTCAGCGCGCGGCGCCCCACGGACAAGCTGCTCGCCGAGCTGCAACCCGACGTCGCCTCCGCCCTGGGCCTGCCCGACCGGGAGACACTGCTCCGGCGCGTCTACCAGGCCGGTCGTACGCTCGCGCACACCTCCGACATCGCCTGGCGCCGCATCACCCGAGCCCGCGCGGTGAAGACCAACCGGCGCAACCGTTCGCCGGTCCGCCCCGGCCCACTGCTCACGCCGGTCGCGACCGGCGTCGCGATCTCCGACGGCGAGGTCGTGCTCACCCCGGACGCCCGCATCGGCCAGGACGCGCAGCTCCCGCTCCGCGCCGCCGACGCCGCCGCCCAACGGGGCCTGCTCCTGAACCCGTTCACCGCCGATCGGCTGTCCCGCGAGTTCCTGCCGCTGCCGAACCCCTGGCCGGACGAGGCCCGCCGGCTGTTCTCCGCGCTGCTCGGCACCGGCGCCGACCTGCTCCCGGTCTGGGAGACGCTCGACCAGTCCGGGCTGATCGAGCCGCTGCTGCCGGAGTGGGCGCACGTACGCTGCCGGCCGCAGTACTCGCCCGCCCACCGCCACACCGTCGATCGCCACCTGCTGGAGACCTGCGTCCAGGCGTCCGCGCTCGTACGACGCGTGGCCCGTCCGGACCTGCTGCTCGTCGCCGCGCTGCTGCACGACCTCGGCAAGGGACACGACGGCGACCACAGCGATGTCGGCGCCGCGCAGATCCGCCAGATCGCCACCCGGTGGGGCTTCCCGCCGCGCGACGTCGCCACGTTGTCGCTGCTGGTACGCCACCACCTGCTGCTGTCGGAGACCGCGACCAGGCGTGACCTGGACGACCCGGCGACGATCAAGCGCGTCGCGATCGCGGTCGGCGACGCCGACACCCTCGACCTGCTCGCCGCGCTCACCGAGGCCGACTGCCGCGCGATCGGCTCGGTCGCGTGGACGCCGTGGCGCGCGAGCCTGTTGGCCCGGCTGGTCGAACGGGTCCGCTCGCGGCTCGAGCGCGGCGCCGTACCCGCGCCGCAGCCCCTCGACGCGGCCCAACGCCTGCTCGCCGCCCGCGTCGCCCAGTCCAGGGAGCTCGACGTGGTCGTCGAGGCCGGCGGCGACGGCAGCCGCGTCACGGTCGCGGCGCCGGACCGCGTCGGCCTGCTCGCGACCGTCGCCGGCGTGCTCGCGCTCGGCCGGCTGGGCGTCCGTTCGGCCTCGGTCGACACCATCGACGACGCCGGGATCTCGGTCTGGGCCGTCACCGGAGACCGGCCGGACCCGGCGGTGCTGCGGGAACGGATCACGACCGCGCTCGCCGGCGGCCTCGACCTGGCCAAGCGGCTCGGCTCGGTCGACGACGCCTACGCGAAGCCGGGCGACGCGATTCCGCCGCGCGTACGCCTCGTCCCCGGAGCGTCCGCGCACGCGACCGTGGTCGAGATCCACGCCAAGGACCGGCCGGGCCTGTTCTACCGCCTCTGCGCCGTCCTGGCCGCCCACGACTGCTCGGTCCGTTCGGCCCATGTGAGCACCTGGGCCACCGAAGCGGTGGACGTCTTCTACCTGCAACCCCTGACAGAACCCGACCAGGTCGCGGTCATCCGTGCCTTAGAGGCGGCGCTAGCGGCAGGATGA